In Candidatus Binataceae bacterium, one genomic interval encodes:
- a CDS encoding helix-turn-helix transcriptional regulator yields MDESNGRMAVETGGVGPLLRRWRESRHLSQLDLALEAEVSSRHISFLETGRAMPSREMLLTLANVLDVPLRERNLLLLAAGYAPVYRETSLDDPRMSNMRAALELILSQHEPRSAFAFDRYWNLAMVNAAFVRFITAVAGEKAEGLVPLKVLNPSRHNLLHLMFDPGGIRKLIVNWQPIAKSLLNQAHQMAAWSRDDRMHQLIADVLSYPGVPANWREPDLEAQPALVLPFEIDFGGGRIARMFSTVTTLSAPQDVTLQELHIEAFYPADEATKAMSFYND; encoded by the coding sequence ATGGACGAATCGAATGGCAGGATGGCGGTCGAGACTGGCGGCGTGGGGCCGCTGCTTCGGCGATGGCGCGAGTCGCGGCATCTGAGTCAGCTCGACCTTGCGCTGGAGGCGGAAGTGTCGAGCCGCCATATCAGCTTTCTCGAGACCGGGCGCGCGATGCCGAGCCGTGAGATGCTGTTGACTCTCGCGAACGTGCTCGACGTGCCGCTGCGCGAGCGCAACCTGCTGCTGCTCGCGGCCGGCTATGCGCCGGTCTATCGCGAGACCAGTCTCGACGATCCGCGGATGAGCAATATGCGCGCCGCGCTCGAGCTGATTCTAAGCCAGCACGAGCCGCGCAGCGCGTTTGCCTTCGATCGCTACTGGAACCTTGCGATGGTCAACGCGGCATTCGTGCGCTTTATCACGGCGGTGGCCGGCGAGAAGGCCGAGGGCCTCGTTCCACTCAAGGTGCTGAACCCATCGCGGCACAACCTGCTGCACCTGATGTTCGATCCGGGCGGCATACGTAAACTTATTGTCAACTGGCAGCCGATCGCGAAATCGCTGCTCAACCAGGCGCATCAGATGGCGGCGTGGTCGCGCGATGACCGCATGCATCAGCTCATCGCCGACGTGCTCTCGTATCCCGGCGTTCCCGCCAACTGGCGCGAGCCCGATCTCGAAGCGCAGCCCGCGCTGGTGCTGCCATTTGAGATCGATTTCGGCGGCGGCCGAATCGCCAGAATGTTCAGCACGGTGACGACGCTCTCAGCACCGCAGGACGTGACCCTGCAGGAGCTGCATATCGAGGCCTTCTACCCGGCCGACGAAGCAACGAAGGCAATGTCGTTCTACAACGATTGA